The following proteins are co-located in the Sphingorhabdus lutea genome:
- a CDS encoding sensor histidine kinase — protein MLVVVILVQAIYWLAIDRPIFRGAPSKEPALVDVSDVAVARLTTPSFAEAAGARYSPVTLPWTYCCDTALFAVQMTFNIDQVPADGLGIYPNMQADNFMLALNGSPIIVRGRMEPGNGSFHGQVRTLSHMPSGLLKTGANKLTFITLRDGFPYTDVFEPKIAEYSVLEHYVARRLFLASDFYLLTGGLLSLLGLIAIIMMFRSDDWRFAAWLSLFCLGFVANAGYYLWLDPPFDGWGRMLVFFAISHLIPAAMLCFIDSWTGRPVRWLQPITMAIYMCVMVVIAYYIYFVPMPNGFDIPVMIWIWHLGISAVAVAVRLIWHFATSAEDRLLESALMTVIAAALMMDAALNWFPELELLEDNVGNSAVFLLLAMNATFLFRNFRLFQSQGALNMMLQEKVTLREAELAEAALREQALVREQAHDEERRRIMRDLHDGLGSQLMTMMLSARMGEADPPKIAEGLQGVIDEMRLMVDSMDSVGDSLEAAFATFRARIEPRIVAAGFNFQWQQPAAINAPNMGPRDVLQIFRILQEAVTNAIKHSGGSDIMVEISTNADAAIIIMVNDNGCGVVGGVDSDNTASGDAGGGVGRGLSNMRDRARAVGAEYAIYSILGKGTRVTISLPRPA, from the coding sequence ATGTTGGTTGTTGTGATTTTGGTGCAGGCAATTTATTGGCTGGCCATCGACCGTCCCATTTTTCGCGGCGCGCCAAGTAAAGAACCGGCCCTTGTGGATGTAAGCGATGTCGCAGTCGCACGGCTGACCACGCCTAGCTTTGCCGAGGCAGCAGGTGCGCGTTATTCACCCGTAACATTACCATGGACATATTGCTGTGACACGGCGTTATTCGCGGTACAAATGACCTTCAATATTGACCAAGTACCGGCGGATGGATTGGGAATTTACCCAAATATGCAGGCGGATAATTTCATGCTTGCACTAAATGGGTCACCAATTATCGTTCGCGGACGAATGGAGCCTGGCAATGGCAGTTTCCATGGACAGGTCCGCACACTTTCCCACATGCCTTCTGGTTTGTTAAAGACCGGCGCAAACAAATTAACCTTCATCACATTACGCGACGGTTTTCCCTATACAGATGTGTTTGAACCAAAAATAGCCGAATATTCTGTTTTGGAACATTATGTCGCACGCAGATTATTTCTTGCTTCGGACTTTTACCTTCTTACTGGCGGATTGCTTAGCTTGCTGGGTTTAATTGCGATAATAATGATGTTTCGTTCAGATGATTGGCGATTTGCTGCATGGCTTAGCCTTTTCTGTTTAGGCTTTGTGGCCAATGCGGGATATTATTTATGGCTTGATCCGCCATTTGACGGTTGGGGGCGGATGCTGGTATTTTTCGCAATCTCTCATCTTATTCCCGCAGCAATGCTATGCTTTATTGACAGTTGGACGGGACGGCCCGTTCGATGGCTACAGCCTATAACCATGGCAATCTATATGTGCGTGATGGTGGTAATCGCATATTATATTTATTTTGTGCCAATGCCAAATGGCTTTGATATTCCGGTGATGATTTGGATTTGGCATTTGGGCATATCGGCGGTGGCGGTGGCCGTACGGCTTATCTGGCATTTTGCGACCAGTGCGGAGGACCGTCTGTTGGAAAGCGCATTAATGACTGTAATCGCAGCTGCATTGATGATGGATGCAGCGTTAAATTGGTTTCCCGAACTTGAATTATTGGAAGATAATGTTGGGAATTCCGCAGTCTTTTTATTATTGGCGATGAACGCAACCTTTCTTTTCCGCAATTTTAGATTGTTCCAATCACAAGGGGCATTGAATATGATGTTACAAGAGAAAGTAACCCTGCGTGAGGCAGAACTGGCCGAGGCTGCATTGCGTGAACAAGCATTGGTTCGTGAACAAGCACATGATGAGGAACGCCGCCGGATTATGCGCGATTTGCACGATGGTTTGGGCAGCCAGTTGATGACGATGATGTTAAGCGCGCGTATGGGCGAGGCGGATCCGCCAAAGATTGCCGAAGGATTGCAGGGCGTCATTGATGAAATGCGGTTAATGGTTGATTCGATGGATTCAGTTGGGGACTCTCTTGAGGCAGCATTTGCCACATTTCGTGCCAGAATAGAGCCGCGCATCGTGGCAGCTGGTTTCAATTTTCAATGGCAGCAACCAGCTGCGATTAACGCCCCCAATATGGGCCCGCGTGATGTTTTGCAGATTTTTCGTATTTTGCAGGAAGCAGTAACCAACGCAATAAAACATTCAGGGGGCAGCGACATCATGGTCGAAATATCAACCAATGCGGATGCTGCTATTATCATAATGGTCAATGATAATGGCTGCGGCGTTGTTGGCGGAGTTGACAGTGATAACACAGCTAGCGGTGATGCGGGCGGCGGTGTAGGTCGG
- a CDS encoding copper resistance protein CopC translates to MKYPISIFAIFASLMMASAPLCAQAKIETLTFSKPAKDSIVNEPVEFIHLGFDAPVDLVTLEIINPDGTVMMVYDAINEPFQLGTYARFSINVPEPLIKNGEYLAKWNISKTLSNKKKKKNYGEVKFKIILPDTDVVKEAETQN, encoded by the coding sequence ATGAAATATCCTATTTCAATATTTGCTATATTTGCGTCATTGATGATGGCATCAGCACCGCTGTGTGCCCAAGCTAAAATAGAAACGCTCACTTTTTCCAAACCTGCAAAAGACAGTATTGTGAACGAGCCGGTGGAATTTATCCATCTGGGCTTTGATGCACCGGTTGATCTAGTGACATTGGAAATTATCAACCCCGATGGAACGGTAATGATGGTTTACGACGCCATTAACGAACCGTTTCAGCTGGGCACATATGCGCGATTTTCGATTAACGTACCAGAGCCTTTAATCAAAAACGGTGAATATCTTGCCAAATGGAATATTTCCAAAACCTTGTCTAATAAGAAAAAAAAGAAAAACTATGGTGAGGTAAAATTTAAGATTATATTGCCAGATACAGATGTTGTTAAAGAGGCGGAAACTCAAAATTAA